DNA from Bacteroidia bacterium:
TTTGAAGTTATTGTTGATACAGATCCTCCTAGATTTCCTTATAGATAAAGACTATCAAAAGAAGTTCGAGAAAAGAATAAAACACAGTATAGCTATTGGTAATAGCTGAGGTTACTTTTATTGTTTTATTTCTTATTGTGTGTCTGTGAGTTGGTCTCTGGTGTCTGTTGGGATAATAACGGATCGGGAAATGGTAACGTTTGGGTCTATGGCGATTCGGTAGGTGTGGTGTTTTTTTCCAAAAGTTGCTCCGGTATTTTCGTGTAGTTTTTGCATTTTGGGGTTAAAGTCTCCCACCCAACTGAGTTCAATTTCTTTGAAACCTAATGCTCTGACTTTTGGCATGGGGTGCATAATCAGCCCGGATTCGAGGCCATAGCGTTGATACTTAGGGCGGATTCCCATGATAACGACTCTTCCGCGTGTGAGTTGCCCATTTTTACGATACCATTCAAAGCCATTACGCTTGCGCCACAGAAATTTAACGGCTTCCAAGATTCCAAATTTCCCCTTCAAGGGTTTGAATATTTGGTTGAGGTCTGGCAAGCACAGCACAAAGCCGGCGGGTTCATTTTGTTCATAGGCAAAGCAAATCATATCTGGAATGATGATGGGCTTTAATTCATTTATTAAGGTATTTAAAGCTTCTTGGGTCATTTCTTGAAAGTTTTCATGAAATTGCCAAGCATCATTATAGATTGTTCTGAAATCTTCGCTATATTTTGCTATTTTTTTCATATCAAAGCTTTCAAAGTGAAAGCCTCCTTTTCTCATAATCCATTCGGATATTTTTTGGAATCGTTCGGGTAGTTCTTTGGTAATGTCGAGATGTTTTGAAAATTGTTCAAAAAACATTTGGAAGCCATAGGTTTCAAAGAGTTTTTGGTAATACGGTGGGTTATAGGGCATTCCATAGCCGGGGTGTGTAAAGCCCTCTACCAGCAAGCCCCAGTAGCGGTCGTTTTCTCCGAAGTTTACCGGGCCGTCTATTACCTGAGCATTCTGCTTTAGCAACCAATCTTTGGCAATATCAAACAACGTGTTGGCAATAGATTGGTCATTAATACATTCAAAAAAGCCGATTCCGCCGATTTTAAACTTTTCACCCCGAGCCTTTTTGTTGTTGATAAATGCTGCGATTCTTCCAATATAATTTCCTTGATTATCAGTTAGATACCAACGTTGAGCGATGCCGTTTCCGGTAACTTTGGCACTCTTTTTAGGGTCAAATATATTCCGAATCTCCATATCGAGCGGGCACACCCACACGGGATCGTTTCGGTACAAATAACGTGCGACATCCAAAAAGTGGCTTTCTGTGCGTTTGTCGGTTACTATATGAATATTACAATTAGACATAACACGTTGTTTAAAGGCGCAAACCTACATAAAATTTTAGGTTGCGGTTCAGATTTTTTGAAACTCCCTTGTTGGTAGTCAAATAACATTACATAGCTATTGGTTGATTTATAGGCTTAAACTTCGTGGGTAAAGTAAAAAAATCAGATAAGTTATGCGTTAATTCATTGTACTTTTGCAAAAAATGAGAGAACACATTCAAAATATAGCTGTTATAGCTGCCAAAGAAACCGCTTCTTTCTTTAACTCATTGATTGCCTACGTAGTTATGACTGTTTACTTGCTGGGAGTTGGGTTATTCTTGTGGGTATTTCCGGGAAATGTGTTAGAAACCGGCTTTGCCGAAATGAACACGTTGTTTAATATGGGGCCTTGGCTGTTTTTATTTTTAATTCCGGCAATTACGATGCGTTCTTTTTCTGAAGAATTTAAGACTGGAACTATCGAACTCCTATCTACTAAGCCGGTTACTAACCTCCAAATTATTTTGGGGAAATATACTGCCGCTGTGTTTTTGGTTAAATTTACCTTGATTCCAACTATTATCTTTGTGATTTCGCTTTCTGTAATATCTGAGCAGACATGGAGTTTGGATTACGGAGCAATTATCGGTTCTTACGTAGGGTTAGTTGGCTTAGGGGCAACTTTTGCTGCCATCGGGTTATTTTGCTCATCTATTACTGATAATCAGATAATTGCGTTTATCGTTTCGGTTTTTGTCTGTTTTTTTGCTTACGCTGGCTTTGATTATATCGCAGATATGGAATTTCTGACTGCTGTCAATGGAGAAGTCTTGAATATTGGCTTAATAGAGCATTACCGAAGTGTTTCCAGAGGCGTTTTAGATACTCGGGATTTACTGTATTTCTTGACGGCTATCACAATTTTTATCTTAGTTACCTACTACACGCTGCTGAATAAAAAGAAATGAAACTTTCATTCATACAACTGTTTCTCATTGTTGCGATTTTAATTACTTTAAACTTAATTAGTTCTGGTTTTTTCTATCGTTGGGATTTAACGGCAGAGAGGAGATATTCCATATCTCAGGTTTCTCAACAGACGGCAGATTCTTTGGAGTCTGTTTTAACGGTTAAAGTTTACTTAGAGGGAGATTTTCCGGCTCCGTTAAAGCGGTTTGCTGATGCTGTTCGTACCACTTTAATCGAGCTAAAAGTCTATGCAGGGAGTAACTTGCAGTATAAATTTATCAATCCGGGTAAAAATCCAGACTTGATGAAGCTCTTTAATGAGCATGGAATTTCACCTTTACCGGTAAATGTGCGTACTTCGGAGATGGAATCTTCACGCCAATATGTTTTTCCGGTGGCTGTAGTTTCTTATCAAGGTAAAGATGAATATGTAGATTTGATTAAAGGTTCCAGTTTTCCCAATGGTCAAGTAGATTTAATTCGTGCGGAGCAAGATATTGAGTATAAGTTAGTTTCTGCAATAAAGCGGCTAATGACTACGGAGCCGCGAATTGTGGGATTATTGCGGGGGCAAAGAGAGTTTAACCGCAACGTAATGGCAGAATGGATTCAAGAGATGAGCCAGTTCTACACTATTTTAGATGTCCGTGCTGATAGCGGGCAATCTATTGCGCCTTCAAAACGTTTTTTACCGGATACAATAGCCCAAAAGTTAGCCGGACGAGGGGTAGATGTGCTCGTCGTTGCCCAGCCGGATACTGCCTTTTCTGAAAGAACAAAATATGAAATTGACCAATATCTAATGCGCGGCGGCAGAATCCTATGGATTGTTGACCAAGAAAAAGTAGATGTCTCCAATGGCCCTTCGCTATCCATAATGCGGCAGCTAAACCTCGATGATTTGTTCTTTAAATACGGTTTTAAGATAAATTACGATTTAGTACAGGATGTTAGTTGCGGACGTTTAGACGTTATTCGGGGGTTCAATGACGGGCCGGTTTGGAGTTCCGAAAAGTGGTTGTATTATCCGGCTGTCTATAACCTACCAGACCACCCCATTAACCGAAATATTGATGGCTTATTGCTCCGCTACGTAAGCACCATTGACACAATACCCAGAAACGGTGTCAAGTTTACACCCTTTGTTTTTACCTCTGCTTATAGCAGAACCCTCAACGGAAACGTTATGATAGACTTAAACAAAGAACTAACAAACCCGCCACCGGTAGAAGTGTTTCGTTACAAAGGAAATAAAGTTGTTGGTTTACAGTTAGATGGAAAATTTGAATCTTTATTTGCCGGAAGAACACCCCCCGTTGATACCAAAGCACCTAACCCACCAACTGCCAAATTTATAGCCCAAAATATATTCCCAACCGAAATGCTTGTTGTGTCAGACGGCCAAATAGCCCTTCCCGAAGACTACCGAGGAAGACCCGGCACAATGCCATTGGATAACAAAACTTTCTTGATGAACTGTCTTGACTTACTTATGGGAAATCAAGCTATTACCCAAATCAGAGCTAAGGAGGTATCTATAAAGCAATTACATAAAGAAACTGTTGTTCAAAATAAAATCTTAATACAACTTTTGAATGTACTTTTCCCTGTAATTCTAATCCTTTTATTTGGTATTGCTCGCCACCAATTGCGTGTTCGAGAGAACCAGAAAAAAGCTGTTATCACCTGACACTGCTTATGAGCTATGTGCAAATAATGTTGTATCTCATTCTTTTTTATTCGGTTAAATTACTATCGCATAGTAAATACCCAAACTGACGATATGCAAAGAACTGTATTTCATATTCCTGCCATAGCGTTATTACCAATATTGATTATAGCTTTTTCCAGCTTAATATTCGTTACTTTTTCAAAGATTCTACAGAATTATGATATTAGTTTTGTATGGAATCTGATTTACGTTGCTGGGGGAGCTTACATTATTCAACGGGTTAAACGTGGCTATCTTTATGAGCCAATAGTCTTAGTAGGAGGTAGTTATCTATCTGCTTTGGTAATTGGGGAATTAATGTACACTTTTTTCAAAGATCGGGATTATGGTTTTTTGGGGTTAAATTATACTGGTTTAGGATTTGCATCTTTTTTATTGGGGGCATACATTACCCAAAAGTATAACTTTATATTTAGCAAGCAAGGATTAGTTACAAAGCCGTTTACATTTCATCCTGCTGCTAATTATCGTCTTTTGTGGGGAGTTGCGGCTGCTTGTCTTGTGATTACGGTAACCTTATTTGCCCGTGCGGGAACAATTCCTATTTTATCATCTAATCCGGCTCAGGCCAAAATGAATTTTTTTGCGGGGAATGGCCTATTTTCTGTATTTCTAAAAGGAATCCCGTTCATTTGCATTGCGTTATTATATGATAGCTTAGTGGCTCCCAAACCCGGCAAATTTTTTCGGCTAAATATTTTAACCGGAATTTATATATTCATAACCGTTTTAATTGGATTTAGGAGTACCATCGTTGTTTTTTTAGTTCAGTATATCAGCGTTTATTGGATGTTTAACCGCAAGACTATTCCGGTATCGCTTATTCTTTCCGCCATTATTGGGCTACTGATTTTAGTTTCGTTAGTAGGTGCGTTTAGACGAGGAAGTTTAACGTTGGCTGATTTTACCCACGAAATAGGGATTACCTTAGTAGCCCGCCCAGTCGTTTTTGAACTAATATTAAAGAATTATAATGAAGACAAATTTGCTTACGGGGCAAGATATTTAGAAGACCTAAAAAAATTGCTCCCCGGAGAACAAACAGGAGCTAATGTAGATTTAAAATTTGAAATTTTTAAAGGTTTTGCAGATATGCCGGATACCGCAGGGATTACGCCCAGCATCATTGGCGAAGCATATATTAATTTTGGCCATTACGGTATTATGGGAATCTGTTTAGCTTGTGGGCTAATAGCCAGCTATTTCTACACACGTGCCAGAAAAAAACCTAACTTCTTTTATATCTGTTTTTTAACTCATATAACACTCTTTTTGGTAGTTTCAATTATATCCGGTATTGGCACTGCACTTATCAATTTTATGATTGGGCTAATTTGGACCATTTTTTTATCAGTATTGTATGAACATAAAATCAAATTATGAAAGATACTGATTTTAAGCAGAATATATCCCATGATTTTGATAAATACTATTTAACCAGAGCACTTCAGCTTGCTTATCAAATCCCGTTATCTTCGGTAAAAACAAATCCACGTGTAGGTGCCGTAATTGTGAACGCCGGAAAAATCATCGCTGAAGGAGCGCACCAGCAATTTGGAGGCGAACACGCAGAAGTTACCGCTTTAAAGCAGCTTAAAGATTCTGATATTTCTACCGAAACAACTCTATATGTAACCTTAGAGCCTTGTAACCATTTTGGAAAAACCCCGCCCTGCACAGAGTTAATCATAGAAAGAAAAATAAGCCGTGTGGTAATCGGCTGCTTAGACCCCAACCCCTTAGTAGCCGGAAAAGGTGTACAACGATTGCAAAACGCTGGTATTCAGGTAGTTGTTAATGATAATCAATATGATTTTCAAACATTAATTAAGCAATTTTGGGTGAACCAAACCCTCAATCGCCCTTTTATCATCTTAAAATGGGCGCAAAGCCGTGATGGGTTTATTGCAAAAATAGGGCAAAAAACAACCATCAGTAGCTATGAAAGCCA
Protein-coding regions in this window:
- a CDS encoding GNAT family N-acetyltransferase, which produces MSNCNIHIVTDKRTESHFLDVARYLYRNDPVWVCPLDMEIRNIFDPKKSAKVTGNGIAQRWYLTDNQGNYIGRIAAFINNKKARGEKFKIGGIGFFECINDQSIANTLFDIAKDWLLKQNAQVIDGPVNFGENDRYWGLLVEGFTHPGYGMPYNPPYYQKLFETYGFQMFFEQFSKHLDITKELPERFQKISEWIMRKGGFHFESFDMKKIAKYSEDFRTIYNDAWQFHENFQEMTQEALNTLINELKPIIIPDMICFAYEQNEPAGFVLCLPDLNQIFKPLKGKFGILEAVKFLWRKRNGFEWYRKNGQLTRGRVVIMGIRPKYQRYGLESGLIMHPMPKVRALGFKEIELSWVGDFNPKMQKLHENTGATFGKKHHTYRIAIDPNVTISRSVIIPTDTRDQLTDTQ
- a CDS encoding ABC transporter permease subunit — encoded protein: MREHIQNIAVIAAKETASFFNSLIAYVVMTVYLLGVGLFLWVFPGNVLETGFAEMNTLFNMGPWLFLFLIPAITMRSFSEEFKTGTIELLSTKPVTNLQIILGKYTAAVFLVKFTLIPTIIFVISLSVISEQTWSLDYGAIIGSYVGLVGLGATFAAIGLFCSSITDNQIIAFIVSVFVCFFAYAGFDYIADMEFLTAVNGEVLNIGLIEHYRSVSRGVLDTRDLLYFLTAITIFILVTYYTLLNKKK
- the gldG gene encoding gliding motility-associated ABC transporter substrate-binding protein GldG is translated as MKLSFIQLFLIVAILITLNLISSGFFYRWDLTAERRYSISQVSQQTADSLESVLTVKVYLEGDFPAPLKRFADAVRTTLIELKVYAGSNLQYKFINPGKNPDLMKLFNEHGISPLPVNVRTSEMESSRQYVFPVAVVSYQGKDEYVDLIKGSSFPNGQVDLIRAEQDIEYKLVSAIKRLMTTEPRIVGLLRGQREFNRNVMAEWIQEMSQFYTILDVRADSGQSIAPSKRFLPDTIAQKLAGRGVDVLVVAQPDTAFSERTKYEIDQYLMRGGRILWIVDQEKVDVSNGPSLSIMRQLNLDDLFFKYGFKINYDLVQDVSCGRLDVIRGFNDGPVWSSEKWLYYPAVYNLPDHPINRNIDGLLLRYVSTIDTIPRNGVKFTPFVFTSAYSRTLNGNVMIDLNKELTNPPPVEVFRYKGNKVVGLQLDGKFESLFAGRTPPVDTKAPNPPTAKFIAQNIFPTEMLVVSDGQIALPEDYRGRPGTMPLDNKTFLMNCLDLLMGNQAITQIRAKEVSIKQLHKETVVQNKILIQLLNVLFPVILILLFGIARHQLRVRENQKKAVIT
- a CDS encoding oligosaccharide repeat unit polymerase gives rise to the protein MQRTVFHIPAIALLPILIIAFSSLIFVTFSKILQNYDISFVWNLIYVAGGAYIIQRVKRGYLYEPIVLVGGSYLSALVIGELMYTFFKDRDYGFLGLNYTGLGFASFLLGAYITQKYNFIFSKQGLVTKPFTFHPAANYRLLWGVAAACLVITVTLFARAGTIPILSSNPAQAKMNFFAGNGLFSVFLKGIPFICIALLYDSLVAPKPGKFFRLNILTGIYIFITVLIGFRSTIVVFLVQYISVYWMFNRKTIPVSLILSAIIGLLILVSLVGAFRRGSLTLADFTHEIGITLVARPVVFELILKNYNEDKFAYGARYLEDLKKLLPGEQTGANVDLKFEIFKGFADMPDTAGITPSIIGEAYINFGHYGIMGICLACGLIASYFYTRARKKPNFFYICFLTHITLFLVVSIISGIGTALINFMIGLIWTIFLSVLYEHKIKL
- the ribD gene encoding bifunctional diaminohydroxyphosphoribosylaminopyrimidine deaminase/5-amino-6-(5-phosphoribosylamino)uracil reductase RibD, translated to MKDTDFKQNISHDFDKYYLTRALQLAYQIPLSSVKTNPRVGAVIVNAGKIIAEGAHQQFGGEHAEVTALKQLKDSDISTETTLYVTLEPCNHFGKTPPCTELIIERKISRVVIGCLDPNPLVAGKGVQRLQNAGIQVVVNDNQYDFQTLIKQFWVNQTLNRPFIILKWAQSRDGFIAKIGQKTTISSYESQIQTHYLRSQAMAILVGGNTARIDTPILNNRFFINNLTQPIIYSASQNFPTQQFHIPPIIVPNNPQLLKAGSEETIEWLQQLLKTHHIGSILVEGGTQTLNQFVSASLWDEAYRITAPISLENGIKAPNAESLSWKKIALIGEDCWEKSTNSTRVNK